A genomic segment from Gracilimonas sediminicola encodes:
- the fsa gene encoding fructose-6-phosphate aldolase, which yields MKFFIDTADLDEIKEANDLGVLDGVTTNPSLCAKIGVRDFEGHIAKICEMVAGDVSAEVVSTEYNEIVEEGRNIAKIADNVVVKVPLIKDGIKAIKTFSEEGIKTNCTLCFSPTQALIAAKAGATYISPFLGRLDDISTDGMQLIRDIVTIYDNYGYETEVLAASIRHPMHLLECAKEGADVATMPLSVIKSLLKHPLTDIGLDRFLADWDKLQKSLEE from the coding sequence ATGAAATTTTTTATAGACACTGCTGATCTCGATGAAATTAAGGAGGCCAATGACCTCGGAGTGCTTGACGGGGTGACCACCAACCCAAGCCTTTGCGCAAAAATTGGTGTTCGGGATTTTGAAGGGCACATCGCTAAAATTTGTGAAATGGTAGCCGGCGATGTCTCAGCTGAAGTTGTTTCAACCGAGTACAATGAAATCGTGGAAGAAGGGCGGAATATTGCCAAGATTGCCGATAACGTAGTGGTAAAAGTTCCTTTGATTAAAGACGGCATCAAGGCTATTAAAACCTTTTCAGAAGAAGGCATCAAAACGAACTGTACGTTATGCTTTTCTCCTACCCAGGCACTGATAGCTGCGAAAGCCGGAGCCACGTATATCTCTCCTTTCTTGGGCCGCCTGGATGATATTTCTACCGATGGAATGCAGTTGATTCGTGACATCGTGACCATTTATGATAATTACGGATACGAAACAGAAGTGCTGGCTGCGAGTATTCGCCACCCTATGCACCTGCTGGAATGCGCCAAAGAAGGAGCCGATGTTGCCACCATGCCTCTTAGCGTAATTAAGAGTCTGCTTAAGCATCCTTTGACTGACATTGGCCTGGATCGTTTCCTGGCTGATTGGGATAAGCTTCAAAAAAGCCTGGAAGAATAA